In the Brettanomyces bruxellensis chromosome 3, complete sequence genome, TTCATTTTATATCTTTTGTACACACGCTTGCCGAAGTATGTTTAAATATTGATGCAGGCATGTTTAAAATGTTTGTATATCATTGTTAATTCCATTTATCACAGGCTCAACTAAATTCCATATCTCATCATGAACCTCTTCAATACTTTTGTTATCAACATTAATGTTATGCCATTCAGAAaatccttcaaattttttaaattgtGCACAaactttcttctgaaaTTCCGATTCTTCATACCTTTCTTCACCAAAACCAGATCTTGTTGTCACCTGAAGCATATCGTTAAACTTTAGAAATATGGTAACATCTGGCTTTGGCATACCAAGATCTGGATTCAGACACCACTGAAACTTAAGACCCTTGGCACCTGAGTATGCCACACCCGAATACACGTATCTATCAACAACTACAATATATTGATTTGTTAATAGGTCTATAATTTTATCCTGCAGTTCCCAACGATTAGCTGAGAATAAAAGATGTACAGATTCATCCGAAAGTTTGTACTTCTtatccttcaaatattgatcAATTAGCTTTCCGATAGCTGTAGTTCTCTCAGGAAACTTCAGTAATTTCACAGAACGATTACTATCTTGCAACCTTCTAACTAGCTTTAAAGTTTGAGTGGATTTGCCACTTCTATCAAGCCCCTCTATAGCAATTAAAGGCGCTCTCATGTTGATTGCCTAAAATGTATACCTGTCAATAAACTAAAAGAAAGCTCTTGCTTCCATTCacataaataatataataatacacataatttctttccatAGAGATAAGTTGAAGCACAGAATCCACGGAtgtaaaaaatatataggAGGTGtagaaaaacaaaaaacacGACAGCAGCAGGATTTGAACCTGCGCGGACAAAGTCCATTTGATACCCCTTTGGGATTCGAGTCAAACGCCTTAACCACTCGGCCATGCTGTCAATTTGCAAAATGTAAGGggtctgctttggtttgaacctaCATTActttagattatgtaagtacaaagtgatttgtgtgtttgttttgaagtgttgaatcaaaccactaaaagatgaaatattatATGTTACAAAGTAATGTgtttagaatgttatgatgtaGTTTAAGTAAGTGCGGAAGTAatatataatgaaataatcaactagtttgtattcactaggatatagataGAAGCACCCCCTTGTATATGcttataatttgaagtattaatatatttattttattgacTTTGTCgaagttaagagagaccttatgagttactccaggctttagctatcaaactccttctttaatagaacttttaagaacctagcagtcggggagattcagacaattgtaaggtcggttacctaagtgggtggatatagatgtaccaagtggtctgtgtgataatgttaatgcctttaacattctaacaattgtgtatgtgtcaccatagaagaaaatgaaactacttcctttactctgtcACCATCAAGTGGggtcgaactagttgtattgcaaaataggctcTCTGGTCTAGTCTCTTctgtcaaaacaatagaaaaatagaacaaTGCGTTTCTAAGAAGAACGAGGTCTATTGTCTAGGTTGTCGTATAAGCAGAAGAGTgatgttaaagttagtgttaccagatttatatagtgtttcaatatttattgtagtatgtaataaagagtatgtataatgatatacaAAAGAGAATGTAATAGATGCATCGAGagtcgcgtctacataaagctgccctgccttgtttatgcccaagaaaacctcgctcataaggatcaaaggtatttaaatatgtgcaatttccctttttatccagttcattttaccttcttacttagttatttttacttttatacttttcctttctttagccttaaaaacactcaatactagttataacaaaaacttcataaagtaatcggcgtcacacttaaaccaattaaatAAACTATTACAattataaagaaaaatgcttAATTCTGAGGACATAATTATCACCATTGATAAATCTTATTTTGCTGACTTTTTAACGTACACAATTAATGCATTTTCTTTAGGATGTTTTtaattaaatattatttgagCTCATTGCTATCTAAGTATAAGTTCAGATTTTAAAACGAGTGAATCTATTGACGTATGATAATAATAGGCTAATACTGCTCTTAGGCGTGTTCACGTAATCGCGGAGCTTCAAGACCTCATCCCAGCAGGAAAAAGTCTGGTTCAAACTCTGTGATAGTGATATAATATAGAGCTTCTCGTATGAATACACCCAGTCGGCAAGATTGTCAGCTTTCACATTAATATCCTCGTATTTGAGTGTAGACGAGTCGATTATCTACATACGATACATATCCATGCTTAGATTGAACTTTTCATTTATGGGTTCCGGGATCAAAAATCTTAGTTATAATTTTACATGTCTGATAGTATGATGCTCTATATGCTATTAACTTATTTAGCTGCAGTTTAAAATGGgtaaatcatcaacataTTTGACCATAATATATTAGCAATCGCTTTTTGTATTCATTTGATACGTTTCGAAGTTGTTAAGAGACCATCTTTCGACTCCAAATCCTCCTAATATAAGGTTAAAAATGCTATTTAAGC is a window encoding:
- a CDS encoding uncharacterized protein (BUSCO:EOG09261F9G), with translation MRAPLIAIEGLDRSGKSTQTLKLVRRLQDSNRSVKLLKFPERTTAIGKLIDQYLKDKKYKLSDESVHLLFSANRWELQDKIIDLLTNQYIVVVDRYVYSGVAYSGAKGLKFQWCLNPDLGMPKPDVTIFLKFNDMLQVTTRSGFGEERYEESEFQKKVCAQFKKFEGFSEWHNINVDNKSIEEVHDEIWNLVEPVINGINNDIQTF